The proteins below are encoded in one region of Brachyspira intermedia PWS/A:
- a CDS encoding PepSY-like domain-containing protein, with protein MDTILKLPYEAEIFIKSKFLKAQIVEIEKIENIFKVELDNEVFITFDEYGNWISINSQKRLPEAVIPDVVQNKISKLKKSETKYQYENLDINEIRRIINSYRVILDHYLEMHIYSN; from the coding sequence ATGGATACTATATTAAAGCTGCCTTATGAAGCCGAGATCTTTATAAAAAGTAAATTTCTTAAAGCACAAATAGTAGAAATCGAAAAAATAGAAAATATCTTCAAAGTAGAACTCGATAATGAAGTATTTATCACATTTGATGAATATGGCAACTGGATTTCTATCAACAGCCAAAAAAGGCTTCCGGAAGCTGTTATACCTGATGTAGTTCAAAATAAAATAAGTAAATTAAAAAAATCTGAAACAAAATATCAATACGAAAATTTAGATATTAATGAGATAAGAAGAATCATTAATTCGTATAGGGTGATATTAGATCATTATTTAGAAATGCATATATACAGCAATTAA
- a CDS encoding glutathione peroxidase, producing the protein MSIYDYTVKDAEGKDVKLKKYEGKVLLIINTATKUGFTKQYSALQDLYKKYKKDGFEILDFPCNQFGGQAKEPIEEIAEFRKEKYGITFKLFDKVKVNSKNADPLFTYLRTEKPTEEGVDKIRWNFGKFLIDRQGNIVGRYDPRVKPEELDEIVAELLKKE; encoded by the coding sequence ATGAGTATATACGACTACACAGTTAAAGATGCTGAAGGTAAAGATGTGAAATTAAAAAAGTATGAGGGAAAGGTATTACTTATAATTAATACCGCTACTAAATGAGGATTCACAAAACAATATTCTGCGTTGCAGGATTTATACAAAAAATATAAAAAGGATGGTTTTGAAATATTAGACTTTCCTTGTAATCAATTCGGCGGACAGGCTAAAGAACCTATTGAAGAAATTGCTGAGTTTAGAAAGGAGAAATACGGCATTACTTTCAAGCTATTTGACAAAGTTAAAGTTAATAGTAAAAATGCTGATCCTTTATTTACTTATTTAAGAACAGAAAAGCCTACTGAAGAAGGCGTTGATAAAATAAGATGGAATTTCGGTAAGTTTTTAATAGATAGGCAAGGAAATATAGTTGGACGCTATGATCCTAGAGTAAAGCCTGAAGAACTTGATGAGATAGTAGCCGAATTATTAAAAAAAGAATAA
- a CDS encoding RluA family pseudouridine synthase, translating to MKIIYEDDYFIAIDKEAGIEVDNNLINAIKKEYTYIDNLYLVHRIDKFTSGIVILARDEETKKYFEESFKNKTINKVYHAIVQGKVEKEKGTIDISIGIDKKNPNRRIPLSVKEGGESAITHYKVLKRLNEHTLLELKPLTGRTHQIRVHLSYIGHPIIGDKIYSKNADIYKMKGFALIAKEVHFVHPFTKKDVNIDIKYNKEFLIRLKLLESRKRI from the coding sequence ATGAAAATTATTTATGAAGATGATTATTTTATTGCCATTGATAAAGAGGCAGGAATAGAAGTTGATAATAATTTAATAAATGCAATAAAAAAAGAATATACTTATATTGATAATTTATATTTAGTTCATAGAATAGATAAATTTACTTCAGGAATAGTTATTCTTGCAAGAGATGAAGAAACTAAAAAATATTTTGAAGAATCTTTCAAAAATAAAACTATTAATAAAGTGTATCATGCTATAGTTCAGGGAAAAGTAGAAAAGGAAAAAGGCACAATAGATATATCAATAGGCATTGACAAAAAAAATCCTAATAGAAGAATTCCATTATCAGTAAAAGAAGGCGGAGAATCGGCAATAACTCATTATAAAGTTTTAAAAAGATTAAATGAACATACTTTGCTTGAGTTAAAGCCTTTGACAGGAAGAACTCATCAAATAAGAGTGCATCTTTCATATATTGGACATCCTATAATAGGCGATAAAATATACTCAAAAAATGCTGATATTTACAAAATGAAGGGTTTTGCTTTAATTGCTAAAGAGGTTCATTTTGTTCATCCTTTCACAAAAAAAGATGTTAATATAGATATAAAATACAATAAAGAATTTTTAATAAGACTAAAATTACTAGAATCTAGAAAAAGAATATAA
- a CDS encoding motility associated factor glycosyltransferase family protein produces MNISVKLHNLLKEEQSELDASYKIEKNKDNIIIISKNGRALHSKYNINNECKRALENINKNKNLLIIYGYGLGYTLKYLLENIDEYFNKEIIKTLKIIVVIEDAAVFKYSYYNIYNTDNNNIFFIYKDDSINYVNNIIDYKSINGINLVLLPSLTKEEKDNANIFYTQILNIMEKEISNIFTNMYFENIWTKNIIFNSEYIKKSSDIIHFKNAFKGFKALLICPGPTLKHSIEYIKKERENFFIICVDTSYSVLCKHGIIPDFIITVDGGFFNSLDFVYENRAFPYLVMDISANKIIPRNINADIIRFTSSENLGIIKYIQKFTELSCLTTSSTVATTMIDFANYIGLDEVLLIGFDNSYPFYERHMKHALSYEYMVNKTNKLKTYESYYFNAIKNNTNIDNYPPTEFVFESQMEYFNEFRDRYSNMKIKRITKEAVKIDSIEEGSIENFYVDNIREKALNIANGIYKKDSDTDIKKAYIELKNILEEFRNILSNTYNNINNNLNNIDELYNETMNLVKEYQKKASILQTILSTTILMCERGERETREKLIFLIAESLRNVNYFFTRISLIIEKL; encoded by the coding sequence ATGAATATATCTGTAAAACTGCATAATTTATTAAAAGAAGAACAGAGCGAACTAGACGCTTCATACAAAATAGAGAAAAATAAAGATAATATTATAATAATTTCTAAAAATGGAAGAGCTTTACATAGTAAATATAATATAAACAATGAATGCAAAAGAGCATTAGAAAACATAAATAAAAATAAAAATCTTCTCATAATATACGGATATGGATTAGGATATACTTTAAAATACTTGCTTGAAAATATTGATGAATATTTTAATAAAGAAATCATAAAAACTCTAAAAATAATAGTTGTTATAGAAGATGCGGCAGTTTTCAAATATTCATATTACAATATATATAACACTGATAATAATAATATATTTTTTATATATAAAGATGATAGTATTAATTATGTGAATAATATCATTGATTATAAAAGTATCAACGGTATTAATTTAGTTCTTCTTCCATCGCTTACCAAAGAAGAAAAGGATAATGCTAATATATTTTATACTCAGATATTAAATATAATGGAGAAGGAAATATCCAATATATTTACTAATATGTATTTTGAAAATATATGGACTAAAAATATAATATTTAATAGTGAGTACATAAAGAAATCATCAGATATAATTCATTTCAAAAATGCATTTAAAGGATTCAAGGCATTACTTATATGTCCTGGTCCTACATTAAAGCATAGCATAGAATATATAAAAAAAGAAAGAGAAAATTTTTTTATTATATGTGTAGATACTAGTTACAGTGTATTATGTAAACATGGTATAATTCCTGATTTTATAATTACTGTAGACGGAGGTTTTTTTAATTCTTTGGATTTTGTTTATGAGAATAGAGCATTCCCATATTTAGTTATGGATATATCGGCAAATAAAATAATACCTAGAAATATAAATGCTGATATTATAAGATTTACTTCTTCTGAAAATTTAGGGATAATAAAATATATTCAAAAATTCACTGAATTATCATGCCTTACAACTTCTAGTACCGTAGCAACTACTATGATAGATTTTGCTAATTATATTGGTTTAGATGAAGTATTATTAATAGGATTTGATAATAGCTATCCTTTTTATGAAAGACATATGAAACATGCACTTTCTTATGAATATATGGTGAATAAAACTAATAAATTAAAAACTTATGAATCATACTATTTTAATGCTATAAAAAATAATACTAATATAGATAATTACCCGCCTACAGAATTTGTATTTGAAAGTCAGATGGAATATTTTAATGAATTCAGAGATAGATATTCAAATATGAAAATAAAGAGAATCACCAAGGAAGCTGTAAAGATAGATTCTATAGAAGAGGGCAGTATTGAAAATTTTTATGTTGATAATATAAGAGAGAAGGCATTGAATATTGCTAATGGCATATATAAAAAAGATAGTGATACTGATATAAAAAAAGCATATATAGAATTAAAAAATATATTAGAAGAGTTTAGAAATATTTTATCAAACACATACAATAATATAAATAATAATTTGAATAATATAGATGAATTATATAATGAAACAATGAATCTCGTAAAAGAATATCAAAAAAAGGCAAGCATACTTCAAACTATTCTTTCAACAACCATACTTATGTGCGAAAGGGGAGAAAGAGAAACTAGAGAAAAGTTAATATTTCTTATAGCTGAAAGTTTGAGGAATGTGAATTACTTTTTTACTAGAATATCTTTGATTATAGAAAAATTATAA
- a CDS encoding leucine-rich repeat domain-containing protein, which translates to MKHKILTAIFLILLIVSCKNNTMDPSSSNNDNDNNNKPPIENPIKSTVINITLGEKVDSETINTKLDNSFNETGKYEIEIIGDMTDTDLKALNSALKAKFTSPSIKLSLKLKEANIPNNTITSSFGEGYLSSIEKLILPDSVSMIENDSLSLLPNLTELELPENLIIVGNNVFKDISKLTSLNMKNQILEIGDNSFCQLSSLTSINISDSLKIIGRYSLSGAKNIKTITLPYYLSYIKEYAFSDWTSLTEVIFNENTAIIESYAFNNCTSLKIINFEKASALFTYVFVNAFSGINGLDKLYIHSSAQVKIDDNVFNNVKNIIIKGNRNDFVSLTIGGDLSSSKIYFPDIRNGSTYQNYELWKGFLRKSGELWREDQILYNQTI; encoded by the coding sequence ATGAAGCATAAAATTCTTACAGCTATTTTTTTAATATTATTAATTGTATCTTGCAAAAATAATACTATGGATCCGTCATCTTCAAATAATGATAATGATAATAATAACAAACCGCCTATAGAAAATCCTATAAAAAGTACTGTTATTAATATAACTTTGGGTGAAAAGGTAGATTCAGAAACTATCAATACAAAACTTGATAATTCATTTAATGAAACAGGAAAATATGAAATAGAAATAATAGGAGATATGACTGATACTGATTTGAAGGCTTTAAACTCTGCATTAAAAGCTAAATTTACAAGCCCTTCTATAAAATTAAGTTTGAAATTGAAAGAAGCTAATATACCTAATAATACTATAACTAGCAGTTTTGGAGAAGGTTATTTATCATCTATAGAAAAATTAATACTTCCGGACAGTGTTTCCATGATAGAAAATGACTCTCTTAGCCTACTACCCAATTTAACAGAATTAGAACTTCCTGAGAATTTAATTATAGTAGGAAATAATGTATTTAAAGATATAAGTAAATTAACAAGTCTTAATATGAAAAATCAGATTCTTGAAATAGGAGATAATTCATTTTGCCAGCTTTCATCTTTAACATCAATTAATATTTCTGATTCTTTAAAAATTATAGGAAGATATTCTCTTTCAGGAGCTAAAAATATTAAAACAATTACATTGCCTTATTATTTAAGCTATATAAAAGAGTATGCATTTTCTGATTGGACTTCATTAACAGAAGTAATATTTAATGAAAATACAGCTATTATAGAAAGTTATGCATTTAATAACTGCACTTCTTTAAAAATTATAAATTTTGAAAAAGCATCTGCTTTATTTACATATGTATTTGTCAATGCATTTTCAGGAATAAATGGATTAGATAAGTTATATATTCATTCTTCTGCACAAGTAAAAATAGATGATAATGTTTTTAATAATGTAAAAAATATTATTATAAAAGGAAATAGAAATGATTTTGTTTCTCTCACAATAGGAGGGGATTTATCATCTTCCAAAATTTATTTTCCAGATATAAGAAATGGAAGCACGTATCAAAATTATGAACTTTGGAAAGGTTTTTTAAGGAAATCTGGAGAGTTATGGAGAGAAGATCAAATATTATATAACCAGACTATATAA
- the gyrA gene encoding DNA gyrase subunit A yields the protein MAVKKNKEDNSEERQYSTLTKDILKRVDHISIENELRESYLTYAMSVIVSRALPDVRDGLKPVHRRILYAMYDANLTHDKPYKKSAATVGEVLARYHPHGDSAVYGTMVRMAQDFSMRYLLVDGQGNFGSIDDDPPAAMRYTEARMTRFAEEMLNDIEKETVKFVPNFDDSRTEPSVLPATVPQLLVNGSMGIAIGMATNMPPHNLKEVVNAIVYYIDHQDAEIKDLMRYIQGPDFPTAGIIYGKEGIKEAYTTGKGRIKLRARLEVEETKRDREAIIVKELPYGVVKTTLHEKIAELVKQGKIEGVADIRDESSNRAGIRLIIELKKGVATQIVLNQLWKHTDLETTFGIINLALVNGEPKVLNLKELIKYFVDHRVEVITRRTEYDLNQAKAKAHILEGLLIAQANIEEVIRIIRESENTDAARNTLMNRFKLSEKQAQAILDMPLKRLTALEKLKIEQELQQLREFIAYCEDLLAHPEKILAVIKDELKKIAEKYGDDRRSEIIGKTNDTEIDEEDLIHDEDVAVSITTQGFIKRVPASSYRTQGRGGVGVQGGKSQGEHYIEHLFVASTKDYLFIFTDRGKAFWMKVHEIPALTKISQGKSIKFILNLAPEEKITSYFTVSEFDPKQSIIMVTKMGTIKKMELKHLENAKKRGILALTLENNDELVAVSPVQTGDDFIMTTAAGLALRITEEKIRKMGRAAAGVKGIALDDDDICVSGNAIHKGESLIVITENGIGKRLSSKQFNVKGRGGKGQIYIKPDNKTGNVVSVKTVGDKDEIMVVTTDDMTIKIKADSIPELGRNAKGVKIVNISDGARVSDLAVVPADNEEKK from the coding sequence ATGGCAGTAAAAAAGAATAAAGAAGATAATTCGGAAGAAAGACAATATTCCACACTGACAAAAGATATCTTGAAAAGAGTAGATCATATTTCAATAGAAAATGAATTAAGAGAATCTTATCTAACTTATGCTATGAGCGTTATCGTTTCTAGAGCATTACCTGATGTTAGAGACGGTTTAAAACCTGTTCATAGAAGAATCCTATATGCAATGTATGATGCTAATCTTACTCATGATAAGCCTTATAAGAAATCGGCGGCTACGGTAGGAGAAGTTTTAGCACGTTATCACCCACATGGTGACTCTGCCGTTTATGGTACTATGGTAAGAATGGCACAGGATTTCTCTATGCGTTACTTACTTGTAGACGGACAAGGAAACTTCGGTTCTATAGATGATGACCCACCTGCAGCAATGCGTTATACTGAAGCTAGAATGACGCGTTTTGCTGAAGAAATGCTTAATGATATAGAAAAAGAAACTGTAAAATTCGTACCAAACTTCGATGATTCCAGAACTGAACCTTCTGTGCTTCCTGCAACAGTACCTCAGCTTTTAGTTAATGGAAGTATGGGTATTGCTATCGGTATGGCTACTAATATGCCTCCTCATAACTTGAAAGAAGTTGTAAATGCTATAGTTTATTATATAGATCATCAAGATGCAGAAATCAAGGACTTGATGCGTTATATACAAGGTCCTGACTTCCCTACTGCTGGAATTATATACGGTAAAGAGGGAATAAAAGAGGCTTATACTACAGGAAAAGGCAGAATTAAGTTAAGAGCCAGACTTGAAGTAGAAGAAACTAAAAGAGACAGAGAAGCTATAATAGTAAAAGAACTTCCTTATGGTGTTGTAAAAACTACTTTGCATGAAAAAATAGCCGAATTAGTTAAACAAGGTAAAATTGAAGGTGTAGCAGATATAAGAGATGAATCAAGCAACAGAGCTGGTATTCGTCTTATAATAGAGCTTAAAAAAGGTGTTGCCACACAGATAGTTCTTAACCAATTATGGAAGCATACTGATTTAGAAACAACTTTTGGTATAATAAACCTTGCTTTGGTTAATGGTGAGCCTAAAGTATTAAATTTAAAAGAACTTATCAAATATTTTGTTGATCATAGAGTTGAAGTAATAACTAGAAGAACAGAATATGATTTGAATCAGGCTAAAGCTAAAGCACATATATTGGAAGGCTTATTAATAGCACAGGCTAATATTGAGGAAGTTATAAGAATAATAAGAGAAAGCGAAAATACTGACGCTGCTAGAAACACTCTTATGAATAGATTTAAACTTTCTGAAAAACAGGCTCAGGCTATACTTGATATGCCTCTCAAACGCTTAACTGCTTTAGAAAAATTAAAAATAGAACAAGAATTACAGCAATTAAGAGAATTTATAGCTTATTGTGAAGATTTGCTTGCTCACCCTGAAAAAATACTTGCTGTTATTAAAGATGAACTTAAAAAGATAGCTGAAAAATATGGCGATGACAGAAGAAGTGAAATAATAGGCAAAACAAATGATACTGAAATAGATGAAGAAGATTTGATACATGATGAAGATGTTGCGGTATCTATCACGACTCAGGGATTCATTAAAAGAGTACCTGCTTCAAGCTATCGTACTCAAGGAAGAGGCGGCGTAGGTGTTCAAGGCGGAAAATCTCAAGGAGAGCATTATATAGAACATTTATTTGTTGCTTCTACTAAAGACTATTTATTCATATTTACAGATAGAGGTAAAGCTTTCTGGATGAAAGTGCATGAAATTCCTGCTTTAACTAAGATATCTCAGGGTAAAAGTATTAAATTTATACTTAACTTAGCACCTGAAGAAAAGATTACAAGCTACTTTACAGTATCCGAATTTGACCCTAAACAGTCTATTATAATGGTTACTAAAATGGGTACTATAAAGAAAATGGAATTAAAACATCTTGAAAATGCTAAAAAGAGAGGAATACTCGCTTTAACATTAGAAAATAATGATGAATTAGTTGCTGTTTCACCTGTACAGACTGGAGATGATTTCATTATGACTACTGCTGCAGGACTTGCTTTAAGAATCACTGAAGAGAAAATCAGAAAAATGGGAAGAGCTGCTGCTGGAGTTAAAGGTATTGCTTTAGATGATGATGATATTTGTGTATCAGGAAACGCTATACATAAAGGTGAATCATTAATAGTTATTACAGAAAACGGAATAGGAAAAAGACTTTCTTCAAAACAATTCAATGTTAAAGGAAGAGGCGGAAAAGGACAGATATATATCAAGCCGGATAATAAAACAGGAAATGTTGTCAGCGTAAAAACTGTAGGAGATAAAGATGAAATAATGGTTGTTACTACTGATGACATGACAATAAAAATAAAAGCTGATTCTATACCTGAACTTGGAAGAAATGCTAAAGGGGTAAAAATCGTTAATATTTCTGATGGTGCTAGAGTTAGTGATTTGGCTGTTGTACCTGCCGATAATGAAGAAAAGAAGTAA
- the tpx gene encoding thiol peroxidase produces the protein MTVTFQGATQNLEGAQLTVGAKALDFTVLKTDLSPWSLKDAGDTVKIISSVPSLDTPVCDIQTKRFNKEAASLKGVTVVTVSVDLPFAQARWCAAANAASHIVASDYNQKDFGRKFGTLLKELQLLTRAVFVLDKDNVVKYVQYVPEITNEPDYEAALNAAKALL, from the coding sequence ATGACAGTTACATTTCAAGGTGCAACACAAAATTTAGAAGGTGCTCAATTAACAGTTGGAGCTAAAGCTTTAGATTTCACAGTATTAAAAACAGATTTAAGCCCATGGTCTTTAAAAGATGCAGGTGATACAGTAAAAATCATTTCCTCTGTACCATCTTTGGATACACCAGTATGTGATATACAAACTAAAAGATTCAATAAAGAAGCTGCTTCTCTTAAAGGAGTAACAGTTGTAACAGTATCAGTTGACTTACCATTTGCTCAAGCTAGATGGTGTGCTGCTGCTAATGCTGCTTCTCATATCGTAGCTTCTGACTACAATCAAAAAGATTTTGGAAGAAAATTCGGTACTTTATTAAAAGAATTACAACTTCTTACTCGTGCTGTATTTGTACTTGACAAAGACAATGTTGTTAAATACGTTCAGTACGTTCCTGAAATCACTAATGAACCAGATTATGAAGCTGCTTTAAATGCTGCTAAAGCTCTTTTATAA
- a CDS encoding leucine-rich repeat domain-containing protein, translating to MNIKKLLSILFICIMFVVSMTSCNNRVNDPTQNAGGNDSGNNGNDNGNNNNGQIEPTVININLNEKIDDATLTEKFANSKNQYNKYQLSIVGDVTAEDLKTLNLFLGGKYAKGEYTLPLILDFKKANFENNTINDFGKSFGIYLEKITFPDTLRTIGKKVFEDVENLKELNLPDSLISIGDLSFSDIASLERLVIPDSVMSIGNVVFTRTYFIKELKLSKSLRTVGFSSINLSYDATAVLDEINLPNLTYVDASGLSGIKTKKLVLPETLIYVGPRALDISTSEMIKNELRIPKSLKRIEEYSFYGTDVIYLYDTIEHIDMTYSTKAVVYYGTDPNKTVTGGGIYAYDYSVALYLPNVKVGDPNANPAIWETFLLDKSRGYKFLPQNIHFGTEPAQN from the coding sequence ATGAATATTAAAAAACTATTATCTATTTTATTTATATGTATAATGTTTGTTGTATCTATGACATCATGCAATAACAGAGTAAATGACCCAACACAAAATGCGGGCGGAAATGATTCAGGCAATAATGGGAATGATAATGGAAATAATAATAACGGACAAATAGAGCCTACAGTTATAAATATAAATTTGAATGAAAAAATTGATGATGCAACATTAACAGAAAAATTTGCCAATTCCAAAAATCAGTATAATAAATATCAGCTTTCAATAGTAGGAGACGTTACAGCTGAAGATTTAAAAACTTTAAATCTTTTTCTTGGAGGTAAATATGCTAAAGGAGAATATACACTGCCATTGATATTAGATTTCAAAAAAGCAAATTTTGAAAACAATACTATAAATGATTTTGGGAAAAGTTTCGGAATTTATTTGGAAAAAATCACTTTTCCTGATACTTTAAGAACGATAGGCAAAAAAGTATTTGAAGATGTTGAAAATCTTAAAGAATTAAATTTGCCTGATTCTTTAATTTCAATAGGTGATTTGTCATTTTCTGACATAGCATCACTTGAAAGACTTGTAATACCTGATTCTGTAATGTCTATTGGAAATGTAGTTTTTACAAGAACATATTTTATCAAAGAACTTAAACTTTCTAAATCTCTCAGAACAGTAGGATTTTCTTCCATAAATTTAAGCTATGATGCTACTGCAGTTTTAGATGAAATAAATCTCCCAAATTTAACTTATGTAGATGCTAGTGGTCTTTCTGGAATAAAAACTAAAAAACTCGTACTTCCTGAAACTTTAATCTATGTTGGACCTAGAGCTCTTGATATTAGCACATCTGAAATGATAAAAAATGAACTTAGAATACCAAAAAGTTTAAAAAGAATAGAAGAATATTCTTTTTATGGTACTGATGTTATTTATCTTTATGACACAATAGAGCATATTGATATGACTTATTCAACTAAAGCAGTTGTATATTATGGAACTGACCCTAATAAAACGGTAACAGGCGGCGGGATATATGCTTATGATTACAGTGTAGCATTGTATTTGCCTAATGTAAAAGTAGGAGATCCAAATGCTAATCCTGCAATTTGGGAAACTTTTCTATTAGATAAAAGCAGAGGATATAAATTCCTTCCTCAAAATATACATTTCGGTACAGAGCCTGCACAAAATTAA
- a CDS encoding response regulator, whose protein sequence is MSTSPLGYNTKTGKPYKVMVIDDSSTIRIAERKILLSENFEVILEADGAMDALTKLREAVDKPDIIMMDFEMPQMNGIDLLKRIRALNIDAKIIVVTSYANKGVLMEFLKLKVDGYVVKPVQRQTVMYHLAKVIGREDYLK, encoded by the coding sequence ATGTCAACTTCACCATTAGGATATAATACTAAAACAGGAAAACCATACAAAGTAATGGTTATAGATGATTCTAGTACTATAAGAATAGCTGAAAGAAAGATATTGTTATCAGAAAACTTTGAGGTAATATTGGAAGCTGACGGTGCTATGGATGCTTTAACAAAACTTAGAGAAGCAGTAGATAAGCCGGATATAATAATGATGGATTTTGAAATGCCGCAGATGAACGGAATTGATTTGTTGAAAAGAATAAGAGCATTAAATATAGACGCCAAAATAATAGTTGTTACTTCTTATGCCAATAAAGGAGTATTGATGGAGTTCTTAAAATTAAAAGTAGACGGATATGTTGTAAAGCCGGTTCAGCGTCAAACTGTAATGTATCATTTAGCTAAGGTAATAGGAAGAGAAGATTATTTAAAATAG